The Humulus lupulus chromosome 3, drHumLupu1.1, whole genome shotgun sequence genome window below encodes:
- the LOC133821973 gene encoding cysteine-rich receptor-like protein kinase 43: protein MSRSKNILQNLLKPFRFNSSKEITSEQEIEQIAAQEQKVFAFETLIAATKNFHSTHKLGEGGFGPVYKGKLNDGRDIAVKRLSQTSNQGRKEFTNEAKLLARVQHRNVVNLLGYCTHGEEKLLVYEYVSNESLDKLLFKSKKREELDWKRRYEIICGVARGLLYLHEDSHNCIIHRDIKASNILLDEKWIPKIADFGMARLFPEDQTHVNTRVAGTNGYMAPEYVMHGHLSVKADVFSFGVLVLELITGHRNSSFDLNVDAQNLLDWAYKLYKKGKSLEILDPVLAPTAVEEQVTMCTQLGLLCTQGEPSLRPTMHRVVVILSKKPSHLEEPTRPGMPGNRYRRPRRPMGLGQAHTSTTAGSSGSGSGSGYSNTVTSGTNTNTNSNTNTNTTSSYTNTNSASRPTSEPHRLDTRGKRPMR, encoded by the exons ATGAGCAGGTCCAAGAATATTCTTCAAAATCTTTTGAAACCCTTCAGATTCAATTCAAGCAAAG AGATAACTAGTGAACAAGAGATTGAGCAGATTGCTGCGCAGGAACAGAAGGTTTTTGCTTTTGAAACTCTGATTGCTGCTACCAAGAATTTTCACTCTACTCATAAGCTCGGCGAAGGTGGTTTCGGACCCGTTTATAAG GGAAAGTTGAATGATGGTAGAGATATTGCAGTAAAGAGGTTGTCTCAAACCTCAAATCAAGGGAGAAAAGAGTTCACAAACGAAGCCAAGTTGCTCGCACGTGTGCAGCACCGCAACGTTGTGAATTTGTTGGGATATTGTACACACGGCGAAGAGAAGCTACTTGTTTACGAGTATGTTTCGAATGAGAGCCTTGACAAGCTTCTGTTCA AGTCCAAAAAAAGAGAGGAGCTTGACTGGAAACGGCGGTATGAAATAATATGTGGGGTTGCCAGGGGCCTGCTCTACCTTCATGAAGACTCTCACAACTGCATCATTCACCGAGATATCAAAGCCAGCAATATTCTACTCGACGAGAAGTGGATCCCCAAGATTGCTGATTTTGGTATGGCCCGTCTCTTCCCCGAAGATCAAACACATGTCAACACTCGGGTGGCCGGCACCAA TGGATATATGGCTCCCGAGTACGTGATGCATGGACATTTATCAGTAAAGGCAGATGTGTTTAGCTTTGGAGTTTTAGTTCTGGAACTCATCACCGGCCACAGGAACTCATCTTTTGATCTAAACGTCGATGCTCAGAATCTACTTGACTGG GCATACAAACTTTACAAGAAAGGGAAGAGTTTGGAGATACTAGACCCGGTGTTAGCTCCGACGGCGGTGGAGGAACAAGTGACCATGTGTACTCAATTGGGGTTACTATGCACGCAAGGAGAACCAAGTCTACGGCCGACCATGCATCGTGTGGTGGTGATTCTGTCTAAGAAGCCCAGTCATCTAGAAGAGCCCACTAGGCCCGGAATGCCTGGGAACAGGTACAGAAGGCCTAGAAGGCCCATGGGCCTGGGCCAGGCCCATACTTCTACCACTGCAGGGTCATCGGGATCGGGATCGGGATCGGGATACTCCAATACGGTTACTTCAGGGACCAATACGAATACAAATTCGAATACGAATACGAATACGACCAGCTCTTACACCAATACTAATAGTGCGTCTCGACCAACTTCGGAGCCTCATAGATTGGACACAAGGGGTAAACGTCCTATGCGCTAG